A stretch of the Teretinema zuelzerae genome encodes the following:
- a CDS encoding SlyX family protein, whose protein sequence is MTESDDRLVTIEMKLAYLEDFLGRLQETVLQQNDDLDKIKNENKALRTKLTDLSDTMQDMPHVRPPHY, encoded by the coding sequence ATGACGGAATCGGACGACAGACTTGTTACAATCGAAATGAAACTCGCCTATCTCGAGGATTTTCTCGGCAGGCTGCAGGAAACAGTTCTCCAGCAGAACGACGACCTGGATAAAATTAAAAATGAAAACAAAGCCTTGCGAACAAAGCTCACCGATCTATCTGACACAATGCAGGACATGCCGCATGTCAGACCGCCCCATTATTAA
- a CDS encoding response regulator, translated as MQKILIVEDDVSVSGMVQALLEEEGYQVSTVPSAEKAKEILNTEKPELALVDIILPGQGGMDLILELHTAYPDLKVVLTSGKIDMNKSTFKVLAHQFGVISILPKPFTVEELLETVRDALAS; from the coding sequence ATGCAGAAAATATTGATTGTAGAAGACGACGTATCAGTTTCCGGCATGGTTCAAGCGCTTTTAGAAGAAGAAGGCTATCAGGTCAGCACTGTGCCTTCTGCGGAAAAGGCAAAAGAAATCCTCAATACTGAAAAACCCGAGCTTGCCCTCGTAGACATTATATTGCCCGGACAGGGAGGCATGGACCTCATACTCGAACTGCATACAGCCTATCCCGACCTCAAGGTGGTTCTCACCTCCGGAAAAATCGACATGAATAAATCGACATTCAAGGTTCTTGCCCATCAGTTCGGCGTCATATCGATCCTTCCCAAACCCTTCACCGTAGAAGAGCTCCTCGAAACAGTCCGCGACGCGCTCGCCAGCTGA
- a CDS encoding AMP-dependent synthetase/ligase, producing MDQTLPKLLKRIASEYPDLPGQFAKNSAGRFEPVFFRDYYEIVLSLGAGFISLGHQRGDHIGLIADNRKEWLHSSMAIMAIGGADVPRGCDATKQEISYILSFAECKTAVLENEAQGKKMLEVRGSVPLLDSLIFIDPPSAENSESFSSAGFSVHTYASLLSAGVEWRKLHPGRIEAELEAGLADDIATLIFTSGTTGEPKGVMLTHDNFLCQLEELPSRIILHPGEKALCVLPVWHSFERLCEYVILFSGASIVYSKPIGSILLADLALMNPQLLPSVPRIWESVYDGIFRLMRKTGGIVWLMFNFFVTVAILQSRCERRVFGRSPVVSRASGVAGAVLCFVPFLLLSPLKALGGLLVFKKIRAKLGTGFRGGVSGGGALPPYIDEFFWAVGINVVEGYGLTETAPVVAVRPMSKPVFGTIGTPISCCTVKILDDEGRELPPGSKGTVYVKGRNVMRGYYRKPELTAKVLSSDGWLDTGDIGYKTLKGEIILRGRKKDTIVLRGGENIEPTPIEMKINESCFVSQAVVLGQDQRYLGALIVVNRDELLSWAKEAALPTDRFSDLLSDLQVRKLYESEIADLVNSRNGFKLFERINRFVLLEKQFETGVELSAKQEIMRYKLNDLYKKEIASLFT from the coding sequence ATGGATCAAACCTTGCCAAAATTGCTGAAGCGCATCGCTTCAGAATACCCGGATCTTCCGGGACAGTTCGCTAAGAATTCCGCCGGTCGTTTCGAACCGGTTTTTTTTCGTGATTATTATGAGATTGTGTTGAGTTTAGGAGCAGGCTTTATATCTCTCGGCCATCAGCGCGGAGATCATATCGGGTTGATCGCCGATAACCGCAAGGAGTGGCTTCATTCGAGCATGGCCATCATGGCGATCGGCGGAGCCGATGTCCCTCGCGGCTGCGACGCGACCAAGCAGGAAATATCCTATATCCTTTCTTTTGCTGAATGTAAAACTGCCGTTTTGGAAAACGAGGCGCAGGGCAAAAAGATGCTCGAAGTCCGGGGTAGCGTTCCTCTGCTTGATTCGTTGATCTTCATCGATCCGCCGTCCGCGGAGAACTCCGAGTCCTTCTCGTCCGCCGGTTTTTCGGTTCATACCTATGCTTCGCTGCTTTCAGCCGGCGTTGAATGGAGAAAGCTTCATCCCGGGCGGATAGAAGCAGAGTTGGAAGCCGGTCTTGCCGACGATATCGCAACGTTGATTTTCACTTCCGGAACGACGGGCGAACCAAAGGGCGTTATGCTCACTCATGACAATTTCCTGTGTCAGCTGGAAGAGCTTCCGTCGAGGATTATTCTGCATCCGGGCGAGAAAGCGCTTTGCGTTCTTCCGGTATGGCATTCTTTCGAACGTCTGTGCGAGTACGTAATTCTGTTCAGCGGTGCATCTATCGTGTATTCGAAACCGATAGGGAGCATCCTTCTCGCGGATCTCGCATTGATGAATCCGCAGCTTCTTCCTTCGGTGCCGAGGATCTGGGAGTCCGTCTACGACGGCATTTTCAGGCTCATGCGCAAAACAGGCGGCATTGTGTGGCTGATGTTCAACTTTTTCGTGACTGTAGCGATTCTCCAGTCCCGATGCGAACGGCGCGTTTTCGGCCGTTCTCCGGTTGTCAGCCGCGCCTCCGGCGTAGCCGGGGCGGTGTTGTGCTTCGTCCCCTTTCTCTTGCTTTCCCCGCTGAAGGCGCTCGGCGGTTTGCTGGTGTTTAAGAAAATCCGCGCCAAACTCGGCACCGGCTTCAGGGGAGGCGTATCCGGGGGAGGCGCACTTCCTCCGTATATCGACGAATTTTTTTGGGCTGTCGGCATAAACGTCGTTGAAGGCTACGGCTTGACGGAAACGGCGCCGGTCGTGGCTGTGCGTCCGATGTCAAAGCCGGTTTTCGGAACCATCGGCACGCCGATCAGCTGTTGCACAGTGAAGATTCTGGACGACGAGGGGCGCGAGCTTCCTCCCGGTTCAAAGGGCACCGTTTATGTAAAAGGCCGGAATGTGATGCGCGGTTATTACCGCAAGCCGGAGTTGACGGCAAAAGTGCTCTCCTCTGACGGCTGGCTCGATACGGGCGACATCGGCTATAAGACGCTGAAAGGGGAGATTATTCTTCGCGGAAGGAAGAAGGATACGATAGTTCTCCGCGGCGGCGAGAATATAGAGCCTACTCCGATAGAAATGAAAATCAACGAATCGTGCTTTGTTTCGCAGGCGGTGGTTTTGGGCCAGGATCAGCGCTATCTGGGCGCGCTTATCGTTGTTAACAGGGACGAGCTTCTGTCATGGGCGAAAGAAGCGGCTCTGCCGACGGATCGCTTTTCCGATTTGCTTTCCGATCTTCAGGTACGGAAACTATACGAGTCTGAAATCGCGGATCTCGTGAACTCGCGCAACGGTTTTAAGTTGTTTGAACGGATTAACCGTTTTGTGCTGCTGGAAAAGCAATTCGAAACCGGCGTCGAGCTTTCCGCGAAGCAGGAGATTATGCGTTATAAACTGAATGATTTGTATAAAAAGGAAATAGCTTCTTTGTTCACTTAA
- a CDS encoding lysoplasmalogenase family protein → MNYALTDAKRILMHSILQKSCCLEVSMNMLAVSLGFIPFIVLLSFSIHWRSLKTVSSSSARLEYSRVPYLGYSFLLVMVSWVLFIASPAKEFPSLLIPLGSIFAIIGDYFNLQHEFAQRITRNTPIFGGLLSFSITQICYSAAFCAFSSNSSLFNFTYSIPLIVLFVSIPQIVFSLRVYYKGMPARIVWGSRVYSCLLGFMAAAALIYAFAYGGFWILIACGGVLYLISDSILGETTVHGRHPRAEYQLPWITYLAAQGCIIIGYGLLSP, encoded by the coding sequence ATGAATTACGCTTTAACCGATGCGAAGCGCATTTTAATGCATTCAATTCTGCAGAAATCTTGTTGTTTGGAGGTTTCTATGAATATGCTTGCTGTATCTTTGGGATTCATTCCTTTCATCGTTCTTCTCTCTTTTTCGATTCATTGGAGATCCTTAAAGACTGTATCGTCCTCTTCGGCGAGGCTTGAATATTCAAGGGTCCCCTATCTTGGGTACTCATTCCTTCTGGTAATGGTTTCTTGGGTTCTGTTTATCGCATCGCCGGCAAAAGAATTTCCGTCTCTGTTAATTCCTCTGGGTTCGATTTTCGCGATTATCGGCGATTATTTTAACCTGCAACATGAGTTCGCTCAAAGGATTACCCGCAATACTCCAATATTCGGAGGATTGCTTTCATTCAGCATCACTCAAATATGTTATTCCGCGGCGTTTTGCGCATTCTCTTCAAATTCGTCGCTTTTTAATTTTACTTACAGTATTCCTCTCATTGTGCTTTTTGTTAGTATTCCTCAAATAGTTTTTTCCCTGCGCGTGTATTACAAGGGGATGCCGGCTCGAATTGTGTGGGGCTCAAGGGTGTACTCGTGTTTACTCGGATTCATGGCTGCAGCGGCGTTGATTTATGCGTTCGCATACGGCGGTTTCTGGATTTTAATAGCATGCGGAGGCGTATTATACCTCATCTCCGACTCGATTCTCGGGGAGACTACCGTTCACGGTCGTCATCCCCGAGCTGAGTATCAGCTTCCCTGGATCACCTATCTAGCTGCCCAGGGATGCATCATCATCGGATATGGACTTCTATCGCCTTGA
- a CDS encoding HAD-IA family hydrolase yields the protein MIEHLLLDLDNTLYPASSGMDEGITNRMMKFVADFLRVPIDEGQSMRAAALPGYGTTLEWLKSEHNLKDEQSYFNAVHPPSELTELQKDENLRPYLLSLKKPMTLLTNAPMAHAQRVLDFFGISDLFLGVFDITYHNGAGKPHPDSYLTTLAAVGHTVTDSLFVDDHMKYVRGYKEVGGKAVLVDETGKYETLAMSEGFGYIRNIYQLAEMLTEY from the coding sequence ATGATTGAGCATTTACTCTTGGATCTCGACAATACGCTCTATCCGGCGTCGAGCGGGATGGACGAAGGCATAACCAATCGAATGATGAAATTCGTCGCTGATTTTTTGCGAGTACCGATCGACGAGGGACAGAGCATGAGAGCAGCGGCTCTGCCGGGCTATGGAACAACGCTGGAATGGCTGAAAAGCGAACATAACTTGAAGGACGAACAATCCTACTTCAACGCTGTTCATCCTCCGTCAGAGTTGACCGAGCTGCAAAAGGACGAAAACCTCAGGCCGTATCTCTTGTCCCTCAAGAAACCGATGACGTTGCTGACAAACGCGCCGATGGCCCATGCACAGAGGGTTCTCGACTTTTTCGGCATCTCCGACCTTTTTTTAGGCGTCTTTGACATAACCTATCACAACGGCGCAGGAAAACCGCATCCGGACAGCTATCTTACTACTCTAGCAGCTGTAGGACACACGGTGACAGACAGCTTGTTCGTCGACGACCACATGAAATATGTTCGGGGCTATAAAGAGGTAGGAGGCAAAGCGGTGCTCGTCGATGAAACAGGAAAATACGAAACGCTTGCCATGTCGGAAGGCTTCGGATACATACGAAATATCTATCAGCTTGCAGAGATGCTTACAGAATATTGA
- a CDS encoding 1-acyl-sn-glycerol-3-phosphate acyltransferase: MNPDSLAIRYKHLFPELKRLSRAENVITEHNVLQPANMGIRTFMDAMCEENMLPNSEFRNMQHAETFLEGIKAGKRGIILMEHYSNFDLPGIMYLLSREGGIGKELADRIIAIAGMKLNEENPFVSAFAEAYSRIIIYPSRSLASITDPEKYKTEEQRSRVINMASMRALDRVRKDGNAVLVFPSGTRYRPGKPETKKGVREIDSYIRLSDIMMLVSINGNCLRFSEDPADMLGDVVCKDRIIMTASPVYDCNQFREEARTWKGAEIEDKKQLVVDYVMHRLETMHDENEAGRLS, translated from the coding sequence ATGAATCCCGATTCACTAGCTATCCGTTACAAACACCTTTTCCCGGAATTAAAGCGTCTCTCGCGCGCTGAAAACGTCATAACAGAGCATAATGTCCTTCAACCGGCGAATATGGGCATACGAACCTTTATGGACGCCATGTGCGAAGAAAACATGTTACCGAACTCGGAATTCCGCAATATGCAGCACGCAGAAACCTTTTTAGAGGGCATTAAGGCGGGAAAACGCGGAATCATTTTAATGGAACATTACAGCAACTTCGATCTTCCCGGAATCATGTATCTTTTAAGCAGAGAAGGCGGCATCGGAAAAGAACTCGCCGACCGGATCATTGCTATTGCCGGGATGAAACTTAATGAAGAAAACCCCTTCGTTTCGGCCTTCGCGGAAGCATACAGCAGAATTATCATCTACCCGAGCAGATCCCTGGCATCGATCACCGATCCGGAGAAATACAAAACAGAAGAACAGCGGAGCCGGGTCATCAATATGGCGTCGATGCGCGCGCTGGATCGCGTACGGAAAGACGGAAACGCGGTATTAGTGTTCCCCTCAGGGACGCGGTATCGGCCAGGAAAACCCGAGACAAAGAAAGGCGTGAGAGAAATCGATTCATACATCCGTCTGTCCGATATCATGATGCTAGTTTCGATTAATGGAAACTGCCTGCGCTTCTCGGAAGACCCCGCAGATATGTTGGGAGACGTCGTCTGCAAGGATAGAATAATCATGACTGCCAGCCCCGTTTACGACTGCAATCAATTCCGGGAAGAAGCCCGGACATGGAAAGGAGCGGAAATCGAAGACAAAAAACAACTTGTTGTCGATTACGTCATGCATCGTCTAGAAACAATGCACGACGAGAACGAAGCAGGCAGACTGAGCTGA
- the hisD gene encoding histidinol dehydrogenase produces the protein MKDILQIVKGTEVPSSFYAQRSFAEDLSIVTQIIDDVRSSGDAAIHTYAKRFDRVAPISLEIDKSRLVEAELRLKDVDPDLYESLKLSYNLAFKFALKQRESFSDFEVALSPGIVTGQKTIPVDRAGVYVPAGRFPLFSSVIMGSVPAKAAGVKEIVLCTPPAPLNGDASIPWADERILAVASLCGIDRVFAVGGAQAIAAMAYGTETIPKVDVIVGPGNKFVAEAKKRVYGQVGIDLVAGPTEVMIICDDSAHPDWMAADLLAQAEHDPDAQAILLTCSMEIAQSVQNRISVLLNDLPESAAARSSIGNNSMIIVVDDLNEAAEIANRKAPEHLEIAVSDGTERELLCEKVRNYGSLFIGHRSAEVLGDYAAGLNHTLPTSGAARFTGGLSVRHFLKTVTTLRVPEASVGSVDPNAFDGLVKSLRAAEQIAKAEGLSGHALAARCRLDSLI, from the coding sequence ATGAAAGACATTTTACAAATAGTGAAGGGGACAGAGGTTCCTTCTTCCTTTTACGCGCAACGTTCCTTTGCAGAGGATCTGAGCATTGTGACCCAGATAATTGACGATGTCCGTTCATCCGGCGATGCCGCGATTCATACCTATGCCAAACGTTTCGACCGGGTTGCTCCGATATCATTAGAAATCGATAAATCCAGACTTGTAGAAGCTGAGTTGCGTCTGAAGGATGTTGATCCGGACCTATATGAGTCGTTGAAGTTGTCTTATAACCTTGCGTTTAAATTTGCTTTGAAGCAGCGAGAGTCTTTCTCTGATTTTGAAGTTGCTCTGTCCCCCGGAATTGTTACCGGACAAAAAACCATACCGGTCGACAGGGCTGGCGTGTACGTTCCGGCGGGGCGTTTTCCACTCTTTTCTTCGGTTATTATGGGCTCTGTCCCTGCTAAAGCGGCAGGAGTCAAGGAAATTGTTCTGTGCACGCCGCCTGCGCCCTTGAACGGCGACGCATCGATTCCTTGGGCTGATGAACGAATTCTGGCTGTTGCTTCTTTGTGCGGTATCGACAGGGTGTTTGCTGTCGGCGGAGCTCAGGCGATCGCGGCAATGGCTTATGGCACGGAAACGATTCCGAAAGTCGATGTTATTGTCGGCCCGGGGAATAAGTTCGTCGCGGAAGCGAAAAAAAGGGTGTACGGCCAGGTCGGAATCGATTTAGTCGCTGGCCCGACAGAAGTAATGATCATCTGCGACGATTCCGCTCATCCGGATTGGATGGCCGCAGATTTATTGGCTCAAGCTGAACATGATCCCGATGCGCAGGCAATACTGTTAACCTGTTCGATGGAAATCGCGCAATCCGTTCAGAACAGGATTTCAGTGTTGCTCAATGATCTGCCGGAATCGGCTGCGGCTCGGAGCAGCATCGGAAATAACTCGATGATCATTGTGGTTGATGATTTGAATGAAGCCGCAGAAATCGCAAACAGGAAGGCTCCCGAACATTTGGAAATCGCTGTTTCTGATGGAACGGAACGAGAGCTTTTGTGCGAAAAAGTACGGAACTACGGATCATTATTCATCGGCCATCGCTCCGCAGAAGTTCTCGGAGATTATGCCGCGGGTTTAAACCATACCCTGCCGACATCCGGGGCGGCGCGGTTTACCGGAGGATTGTCAGTTAGGCATTTCCTTAAGACGGTTACGACACTTCGCGTCCCGGAGGCTTCTGTTGGATCAGTCGATCCGAACGCATTCGACGGCTTGGTTAAATCGCTTCGCGCCGCGGAACAGATTGCCAAGGCGGAGGGTTTATCCGGCCACGCTCTTGCTGCGCGGTGCCGTCTCGATTCTTTAATTTGA
- a CDS encoding DUF6530 family protein encodes MKIPVTLKHKPVITCENYEQVDGRSAYSSEAKGLSLGLAQWNERGKIDIAAKVWRYTGEKWSRQSEELPLHRVLDLSLLIVQSILHFREAYRHPDLFDHEKPEIGKIGIQGDALRMGVCTENPCILEDIKLFRDALAKDDELLAERLHALSALLQEAGYGRNNRKQ; translated from the coding sequence ATGAAAATTCCTGTCACCTTAAAACACAAACCTGTTATAACGTGCGAGAACTACGAACAGGTAGACGGACGTTCGGCATATTCGTCCGAAGCCAAAGGCCTCTCCCTCGGACTTGCGCAATGGAATGAACGCGGCAAGATAGATATCGCGGCAAAGGTCTGGCGTTACACCGGCGAAAAGTGGTCTCGGCAGTCTGAAGAGCTGCCTTTGCATAGGGTGCTGGATCTATCGTTGCTCATTGTTCAATCGATTCTTCATTTCCGCGAAGCGTATCGTCATCCTGACTTATTCGACCATGAAAAGCCGGAAATTGGCAAGATCGGCATTCAAGGCGACGCGTTGCGGATGGGAGTTTGCACCGAAAATCCGTGCATTCTCGAAGACATAAAACTATTCCGCGACGCATTAGCAAAAGACGATGAACTGTTGGCTGAAAGGCTTCACGCGCTATCTGCATTGCTTCAGGAAGCCGGCTACGGAAGAAACAATCGGAAGCAATAG